The Triticum aestivum cultivar Chinese Spring chromosome 6D, IWGSC CS RefSeq v2.1, whole genome shotgun sequence genomic sequence CTCAACTCGTGAAATTAGGTTTATTAAATAGACGCATAGCATTAGGATTCTTCAAAACTGCATTGGATCTTGGCACCTGGTTTTTCCTGCGACTCAGGAATTCGAGGGCTTTTTTAATGTGCTCCGTTGACCGAACATCTTTCAGCAGAATTGTTTCAGGTCTGATAAACATTAGGAACCATTAGGATAACAGTATAAAAGAAAATCATACGAGATGACGGGACATTGAAAATTACCCAGTAGTTGTGGTTTTcaatcttttcttcttcttttggaccTTCTGGTTTACATTTTCTTCCTCAGAATCCGATGAGAAGGTTTGCCTGAAAGAAAAATGAAGACAGGGTAAGCAATAATGTCCAAAAAGCTTAAAAGGGATTTAAATGTCTGGCAGTTTGAAGGCGGTAAACATACTTCTCACGTGCTGCAAGCATTTCAATTACGCTCTTGGGGAGTGTCCCAGGCATAGCATGTGTCTCCTCATCCACTTCTGTATCTTTATCTTCTACTTTCAGAGGCTTCTTTTTATTCGGTTTTGAGGATGTTTTCCGTTGGGCCCAGCGTTTCCTCCGGTCTTTCTCCTCCTGGGTTGCTCTACAGGATTACACATTGTCAGGTCAGAGAGGGTACCATCAGCAGGAAAAGTGACATCAATTTGTGACTAACATAAGTCAACAGTATATAAATAGTCAGTTCGAATGGATGTTCCCAAAAAGACAGAAGCAACTAGTGTTTGCCAACAGATTTCAAGAAATGGGAGTAAGCCTATTTGCAACTACAGATTTGCCACTGAAAATGCACTACTCATGTGTCAATGACACGAGGGTCCAAGAAGAGCACATGTGTAAACCCAAAATGCAATAGTGACATGTGTTCAGTAGGCAGAACTAGAAATTGGAAATTTTGAGGTGGTATGCACATAAAGCTCTACGTTTAGGGTGAAAGGGGTGGTGATGTGCCACATTCCCCACAAAGCCGCAACCCGTAAGGAATTACCCCATTATAGAGGAAGGGCATGAGAAGTATTCATCCCTGCAGCCAACCCCAGGATGGGTAGACCGCCCTGGTGTTGGGGATACCTCCCCCATCAACAATCACCTGCCCACAAGCATATGTTCTTATATATGCCCAAGTTGCCACATCTGCAAGTCTAAAGCATGAGCATTTGGTCTCTACCCTTACAAATTTCTGCATGACCTTATACGTTTTATTTATTTAGTACTCCACCATCTTTTTGTGGACTAATAAAACTACATGTTTATACTTAATCATATAATAAACACATAAAATGAACTCAACATCACTGAACTTTAGGTATTTACTGGAAAATGCTACCCCAAAATCCCTAGTGGGGATGGGGGGCAGCAGAAAAGGTGCCACAATAGCTAAATGTGCATATGAATGGTAGGCAACCATCCCTTATGACGAATGACCTGTGGCCATCCCGCTGCTGAAGCAGTATAAACCGATACAGACAAGAAAATCACTTATTAGACTAATCTAGCATGCCATGGTTTTGGCTTCAGGATTTTTTTTACGAGACCCGCAAAATCTAAAACGGAAAAACGGAAATTACATGGCGCGAGAGCAACAGAACAAATAATGATGAGCTTAACTTCTCAAAGTCATCTCCACGTGTCTACTCAAACAGTATCAAAAGTGCAAGCCGCAAACCTGACAGCGCTGTCCTTCTCTACTTTGCTGATTTCTTCATGTTTCTCCACACCCTACAAGGCATCAACAGCAGGAAAGAACACTCAGCATCATGTTGACATACTCCGACAGGAACTAGATTAAAGAATGGAGGAAGCCAGACGAAAAACAACCACCGAGACTACAGAAGTACGCTTGATCCTGACAATGAGCACAAGTCTTCCTATATGGGTCTCCCTGCTGCTCATGATTTTTGTGCTTCTTTATGTAAAGCTTGCATCCCCAGCGGTGTTGGGTTTTAAGTATGTGTTGTTCACACTTGGGCGATTAGAGCTTTTATCGATTTAAATCCAGGCTCATTTCGAACCTTTATGTCTATATAAATTATAAAGACAAGAAATTCCTGTTCCCGGAGCGTAGTAATCGGCCCTGGTGGGAAATACAGGTGCTCCTAACTAGGCGGAATACTTCACGTTTGCTGCTACCGGAAAGTACACACGCGCAGCACGCGGAGTCCTCGCACACTCCTACGTCACCTAGGCTTTACTAGCGCGAGCTCTCTTCTCACAGGACCGGGGGGGATAGCCAAGGAACGTACCTGGACGGCGGTGAGCTCCTCGGGAGCGCCGTCGGAGTCGCTTCCGCTATCCATTTATGAGCTGAGACGTCGCCGACGGGAGCTCCTCTCTGTTTTGGTCGCCTCCGtctccgccgctgccgctgccgccgccgccgccgccgtgggagGGGGTACTTGCGAGGGTTTGAAGCGGGTGCGGACGAGAAGGGAACAGCCGTAGCCGGAGGAAGGAAAACCGGGCTTTTCTCCTTTAATTCCCCTCTCTGGGCCGCCCACCTGGGCCCGTTGGGCTTATTTCTTTTTTGAGAAGTCCCGATGGGCTTATATCCTAATGCGATCCGGTTGGAAGTGGATTCGGACACCAGATTCCTCCACAAATTCGAAGGCGGAACTCAAAAAGGAAAAGGAAACGGAGGGCGCACGACTACTGGAGGCCAGAACAGAGGGACGCGGCCGGAGCAGCATGGCGGCATGGATGGGCGTGGAGGAGCGCGCCGAGACGCTGCGTAGCACCGCCGAAGAGCTCGTCGGCGAGGACGAGCTGCTCCCGCTGCTGCACGGTAACCCCAGCCCGGTCTGCCTCGACAGCTTCGAGCCCTCCGTCTCCGGCCGCGTGAACATCTGGCAGGTCAATGATAATTCTCTGAATCTCAACTTGCTGGCCGGCCAAGTTGCACCGCATGCTCCTGCCCTAAATTCCTTGAGATTTGTAAGCAAAGACTGAGACACATACTCCCTTTCttctcttccttttgtttctcATCAGGGTGTTGGGAAGGTGATCAATGTGAACAAGATGGTCAGGGCCGGATGCAGAGTGAAGATGCTCATAGCGGACCAGAGGACTGGACTGGACAGCAGCGAGATCAGGGCCGCCGGTCGCCACGCGATCGAGGTCTGGAAAGCCCTGGGCATGAGCTCGGACGGGGTGGAGTTCCTCTGGTGCTCCGAGGAGACGAGCAGGCGCGCGCACGAGTACTGGCCGCTCGTGATGGGGATTTCCCGG encodes the following:
- the LOC123144321 gene encoding uncharacterized protein; the protein is MDSGSDSDGAPEELTAVQGVEKHEEISKVEKDSAVRATQEEKDRRKRWAQRKTSSKPNKKKPLKVEDKDTEVDEETHAMPGTLPKSVIEMLAAREKQTFSSDSEEENVNQKVQKKKKRLKTTTTGPETILLKDVRSTEHIKKALEFLSRRKNQVPRSNAVLKNPNAMRLFNKPNFTS